GATCGTCAATCTGCACGACATCAATCTCTCGCCCTCGCTCCCGGAGAAAGACCGGAACAGCGTGGCGCTCATGTTTGGGTTCCGCTGGGGCCCATAGCAGGCCACCGGCACAGCTCACCACTCGCACTCAGGAAAAGAATAGACGAAAGAGCCAGAGGCTACGCCGCCTTGGCTGGCTGCCAGCGAAGCCCGACGTTGAGGAGTTCCTGGAGCAGATCCTTGTAGCGGTAGTGGGCTTTTTCCGCGGAGTCGGCGAAATCTTCGTCATGGGCAATCTGCGGGTTGGGATTCGCCTCCAGAACATAGACCTGGCCGGCGGCATCCATGCGCAGGTCAATCCGCGCATAGCCGCTGAGCCCAAGAGCGCGGTAGACACGCTTCGCCAGATGCTGGATTTCCTGCGCCTTCCCATCAGGAAGATTCTTCGCCTGCTCTGAACGAATCCCGTATTTCTCCTGATATTTCCGGCTCCACTTCACCCGCTGCGTGGCGATCCGCTTGGCATCCTCCGGCAGCTTGTCCATGATGAGTTCCCATACCGGCAGGACTTGCAAATGCCCGTTGCCCATCACTCCCACATAGAATTCACGCCCCGCGATATACTGTTCGATCAAGGCTCCGGTGCCGACGCTCTGGTGAATAAACGCCACCCGTTCTTTGAGCTTGTCATCGTCTTCGACGATCGACGCTTGCGAAATCCCGAGGGACGCTTCCTCGCTGATCGATTTCACGATCAGCGGAAATTCCAAGCTCTTTGGACGCTTCAGGCTCCGGCCTTGCGGCACGACCATGAAATCGGGATAGGGAATCCGATGGAAAGAGAGCACCTTCTTCGTCAAAGCCTTATCCCGCGCCAGCATCAGCCCGCGCGGATTGCAGCCGGTATAGGGCATGTGCAGCAGCTCCAGATACGACACGACATTCTGGTCATAAATCGCGACCCCGTCGAATTCCTCCAACAGGTTGAAGGCAATGTGCGGATGCCATTCTTCAATCGCCGTCCGAATGACACCTAAATCGCTTTTCACCCCGAGCGGCCGCACCTCATGGCCCAGCTTCCTCAGGGTCGAGACCACATCGTACTCGGTCTTCCACTCGGCCTTGGCGAGGTCCTGGCCGTTCAGGTCATCCGGCGGAACCAGATCCTCATGCATCAGAACCAGAATCCTAAGCCGTCTCATAGCGCCACCCGATGCCGGCCACTGCGCAGATAGTTCATCGTGTGGACGGTCAGCAGAATGGTGAAATCCAGCTTGGCCTGTTCTTCAGGCAGCGTCAAATGCAGATTCAACTGACTGCAACGCCGGATCATATCTTCCAGCACCTGATTGATGGTGTATTGATACTCCCCGGTCCAGCTGGCCACCTTGCGCCGGACTTCGCGCCGGAAGCGGTTTAAGAAGGTCACCGCACTGAGCTTCCCGGCATGGGCCGGCGCGTCTGAAAATAGCCGCTTCAGGTCAGGGTCATAAAACGACGACCGCGCCACGCCATAGTGATTGCGCTTGTGCTCATAATGCTCGCGCAGCGTCGTTTTCAAGCTGGGCAGCGGATCGATCTCTTCTCGTGTCACAACCTTAGGTGACACTCCAGCCAGTTCCTGCATCAACGCATCCACATACCTCAGTTTTTTGAGCACTGGCCAGCCGCGGTACCGGTCTTCCCAAAGGGAGTCGGGTGTCAGCCAGACTGCGAACGTTTCCGCAAAATCTTCATCGGG
The nucleotide sequence above comes from Nitrospira sp.. Encoded proteins:
- a CDS encoding ATP-grasp domain-containing protein; its protein translation is MRRLRILVLMHEDLVPPDDLNGQDLAKAEWKTEYDVVSTLRKLGHEVRPLGVKSDLGVIRTAIEEWHPHIAFNLLEEFDGVAIYDQNVVSYLELLHMPYTGCNPRGLMLARDKALTKKVLSFHRIPYPDFMVVPQGRSLKRPKSLEFPLIVKSISEEASLGISQASIVEDDDKLKERVAFIHQSVGTGALIEQYIAGREFYVGVMGNGHLQVLPVWELIMDKLPEDAKRIATQRVKWSRKYQEKYGIRSEQAKNLPDGKAQEIQHLAKRVYRALGLSGYARIDLRMDAAGQVYVLEANPNPQIAHDEDFADSAEKAHYRYKDLLQELLNVGLRWQPAKAA
- a CDS encoding putative zinc-binding metallopeptidase, with the translated sequence MQRLLSDIIKHQPSGQLDPEWADWSDDQLLDLPMSQLNLDIKGSFLEGPIAELDRELDNRKLLFRPHYWLSNEWFTPDGIPGIAIPFYLVHPRLAKLELAQMLEVEGGTPEWCLRILRHEAGHAIENAYGIRRRRTRQAIFGKSSQAYPKYYTPRPYSRSFVRHLDVWYAQSHPDEDFAETFAVWLTPDSLWEDRYRGWPVLKKLRYVDALMQELAGVSPKVVTREEIDPLPSLKTTLREHYEHKRNHYGVARSSFYDPDLKRLFSDAPAHAGKLSAVTFLNRFRREVRRKVASWTGEYQYTINQVLEDMIRRCSQLNLHLTLPEEQAKLDFTILLTVHTMNYLRSGRHRVAL